A stretch of Corallococcus macrosporus DNA encodes these proteins:
- the sitA5 gene encoding SitA5 family polymorphic toxin: protein MRPWWLIPLLLVLLTGCGGVTRSVRLETGRDAPIVVTPRPGATPVEVDADDFEEAVAVLARTVRPPTHPQDAARRLWQVEPRSGSYLFDPRSRHITPMAPGEHLEGATSSADVELTRAYLRWCERTGRPGDCLRLLVEGPTVTGDGRYALAMALAQGAVLEELLEAFQDMADPQAMLTTVLWTWTTYMVLLAVPEPFSKGLAAVMTVTLISYVGVDTFWNLIVGFKQLVEAADRATTFGALREAGERYGKVMGRNAARAFALLATAAIGSTAPGLAAKVPKLPGAALATAQAESQLGLRFAAIAEVETVAVSAGTVTVALAPGAVAMAANGGGPTPPTGAPRGWGSFSGFKKALGPAGPGKEWHHIVEQTPGNVQRFGPQALHNTENVVPLDKRLHMDVSRFYSSILRVLTQSSTQTVRQWLSTQSYEAQREFGLIAIENVRKGVWK from the coding sequence ATGCGGCCCTGGTGGTTGATTCCGCTCCTGCTCGTGCTGCTGACCGGCTGTGGCGGCGTCACGCGGTCGGTGCGTCTGGAGACAGGCAGGGATGCCCCCATCGTGGTGACACCCCGTCCGGGTGCCACGCCGGTGGAAGTGGACGCGGACGACTTCGAGGAAGCCGTCGCGGTGCTGGCCCGGACCGTGCGCCCGCCCACGCATCCTCAGGACGCGGCACGGCGCTTGTGGCAGGTGGAGCCGCGCAGCGGTTCGTACCTGTTCGACCCGCGCAGCCGCCACATCACGCCGATGGCGCCGGGCGAGCACCTGGAAGGCGCCACCTCCAGCGCGGACGTAGAGCTGACGCGTGCGTATCTGCGCTGGTGCGAACGCACGGGCAGGCCGGGCGACTGCTTGCGCCTCCTGGTGGAGGGACCCACGGTCACTGGAGACGGGCGCTACGCCCTGGCCATGGCGCTGGCCCAGGGGGCCGTGCTGGAGGAACTGCTGGAGGCCTTCCAGGACATGGCCGATCCCCAGGCCATGCTGACGACGGTCCTGTGGACGTGGACCACGTACATGGTCCTGCTCGCGGTGCCGGAGCCCTTCTCCAAGGGACTCGCCGCCGTGATGACCGTCACGCTCATCTCCTACGTGGGCGTCGATACCTTCTGGAACCTCATCGTGGGCTTCAAGCAGTTGGTGGAAGCCGCGGACCGGGCCACCACGTTCGGCGCGCTGCGCGAGGCGGGCGAGCGCTACGGCAAGGTCATGGGCCGCAACGCGGCACGGGCTTTCGCCCTGCTGGCCACGGCGGCGATCGGCAGTACTGCCCCCGGCCTGGCGGCGAAGGTCCCCAAGCTCCCTGGAGCCGCCCTGGCGACGGCGCAGGCCGAGTCCCAGCTGGGCCTGCGGTTCGCGGCGATCGCGGAGGTGGAGACGGTGGCGGTGAGCGCCGGGACCGTGACGGTCGCACTCGCGCCCGGCGCGGTGGCCATGGCCGCCAATGGCGGTGGGCCCACGCCTCCCACGGGTGCGCCGAGGGGCTGGGGCTCGTTCAGTGGCTTCAAGAAGGCCCTGGGCCCAGCGGGTCCGGGCAAGGAGTGGCATCACATCGTCGAACAGACCCCGGGCAACGTGCAGCGGTTCGGTCCCCAGGCCCTTCACAACACCGAGAACGTCGTCCCGCTGGACAAGCGCCTGCACATGGATGTCAGTCGCTTCTACTCCTCGATTCTCCGTGTCCTCACGCAGTCGAGTACACAGACCGTACGTCAGTGGTTGAGCACGCAGTCCTACGAAGCCCAGCGTGAGTTCGGTCTGATCGCCATCGAGAACGTGCGGAAGGGAGTCTGGAAATGA
- a CDS encoding pilus assembly protein N-terminal domain-containing protein, translating into MAARFVALTFGTLLLAAAPAWAKEPAAQTSARDEAPAADETLTLKKGAKQVLTVPGLSRVALGDPSVADVRTTGKDGVELSALAKGTTTLIVWGGDGKRRTYRIVVDG; encoded by the coding sequence ATGGCTGCACGCTTCGTGGCCCTGACGTTCGGAACCCTGCTGCTGGCCGCCGCTCCCGCGTGGGCGAAGGAGCCCGCCGCTCAGACCTCGGCCCGGGACGAGGCGCCGGCCGCGGACGAGACGCTCACCCTGAAGAAGGGCGCGAAGCAGGTGCTGACCGTGCCGGGCCTGAGCCGCGTGGCGCTGGGCGACCCGTCCGTCGCGGACGTGAGGACGACCGGAAAGGACGGGGTGGAGCTCTCCGCGCTGGCGAAGGGGACCACCACCCTCATCGTCTGGGGCGGCGACGGCAAGCGCCGCACGTACCGCATCGTGGTGGACGGCTAG
- a CDS encoding amidohydrolase family protein, with amino-acid sequence MNRPLSSLCFALLVPGLLLAAQPLPRPAGAPAPAPSGQNEAPPKEPPPPPAPKETARDAARATEGDGGTLAPVATPEQPDAKKEEWRVDAPPGVAATQVPIDVREGTWMNVDVSPRGDEILFDLLGDIYALPIAGGEARALTSGAAWDMQPRYSPDGKSIAFTSDRGGGDNVWVMDRDGKNPRAVTQEKFRLLNSPAWSPDGQFLVARKHFTGRRSLGAGEVWMYHRAGGEGVKLTERANDQKDLGEPAFSPDGRYVYFSQDVTPGKTFEYDKDPNKQIYVIQRLDLDAKEVEPFVTGPGGSIRPTPSPDGKQLAFVRRVRGKSVLYVTDVKSGAERPLYDGLDRDMQETWAIHGVSPVMAWTPDNKSLVFWAGGTLHRIDVATKQVKPIPFHVKGTRTVFAAVKSARSVAPDRFDVKMLRWVQVSPDGKRLVYQALGKLYVKDLPSGTPRRLTRQNEHLEFYPSFSRDGRSIVYTTWDDDALGTVRVVSTTGGEGRVVTAQPGFYVEPAMSPDGKWVVYRTTGDGYLMPGTWSRETGLFVVPSTGGSAARKLTRDGEQPHFGAKSDRVYFLHVESKDVEDVRTLQSIGLDGGEPRTHLTSGGALEMRVSPDDRWVAFRENFNAYVTPFVRGAKEARVGPDSKAMPVTQLSRDAGEYLHWSSPGGRLSLHWALGPKLYTRALKDAFTFVEGAPKTLPPPEADGVDVAFSSKSDVPEGTLALVGGRLVTMKGEQVVEQGVVVVKGNRIVALGPVGKVDVPASAKIVDVKGKTLMPGLVDVHWHGAMGVDGLMPEQSWVQAASLAFGVTTLHDPSNNSETIFAASELGKAGMLASPRIFSTGTILYGAASADAHVEIDTLDDARRHLRRMKALGAFSVKSYNQPRRDQRQKILQAARELDMLVVPEGGSLLQHNLTMVVDGHSGLEHSLPVARIYDDVRQLWKGTKVGYTPTLGVAYGGLMGENYWYQKTNVWEDTRLLSFVPRRVVDGRSRRRVMIPDEEFNHQNVARVAKELNDLGVSVQLGAHGQREGLAAHWELAMFVQGGMSPMQALRVGTLNGARHLGMDKDLGSLEVGKLADLVVLDRNPLEDISNSRTVRYTMVNGRLYDANTLNEVGTRQRTRAKFYFEKDGNEGWSPRATTHANEQVCD; translated from the coding sequence GTGAACCGACCCCTCTCGTCCCTCTGCTTCGCGCTGCTCGTCCCCGGTCTGCTCCTGGCCGCGCAGCCCCTGCCCAGGCCCGCGGGTGCGCCCGCGCCCGCACCGTCAGGCCAGAACGAAGCGCCTCCGAAGGAACCCCCTCCGCCGCCCGCGCCGAAGGAGACCGCGCGCGACGCCGCCCGGGCGACCGAGGGGGATGGCGGCACCCTGGCCCCCGTCGCCACGCCGGAGCAGCCGGACGCGAAGAAGGAGGAGTGGCGCGTGGACGCGCCCCCGGGCGTGGCCGCCACGCAGGTGCCCATCGACGTGCGCGAGGGCACGTGGATGAACGTGGACGTGAGCCCGCGCGGGGATGAAATCCTCTTCGACCTCTTGGGGGACATCTACGCGCTGCCCATCGCGGGCGGCGAGGCGCGGGCGCTCACGTCCGGCGCCGCGTGGGACATGCAGCCGCGCTACAGCCCGGATGGGAAGTCCATCGCGTTCACCAGCGACCGGGGCGGCGGCGACAACGTCTGGGTGATGGACCGCGACGGCAAGAACCCCCGCGCGGTGACGCAGGAGAAGTTCCGCCTGCTCAACAGCCCCGCGTGGAGCCCGGACGGCCAGTTCCTCGTGGCGCGCAAGCACTTCACCGGCCGGCGCTCGCTGGGCGCGGGCGAGGTGTGGATGTACCACCGCGCGGGCGGTGAGGGCGTGAAGCTCACCGAGCGCGCCAACGACCAGAAGGACCTGGGCGAGCCCGCGTTCTCCCCCGACGGCCGCTACGTCTACTTCAGCCAGGACGTCACGCCGGGGAAGACCTTCGAGTACGACAAGGACCCCAACAAGCAGATCTACGTCATCCAGCGGCTGGACCTGGACGCGAAGGAGGTGGAGCCCTTCGTCACCGGCCCGGGCGGCTCCATCCGGCCCACGCCGTCGCCGGACGGCAAGCAGCTGGCGTTCGTGCGGCGCGTGCGCGGCAAGAGCGTGCTGTACGTCACGGACGTCAAGTCCGGGGCGGAGCGGCCGCTGTATGACGGGCTCGACCGCGACATGCAGGAGACGTGGGCCATCCACGGCGTGTCCCCGGTGATGGCGTGGACGCCGGACAACAAGTCCCTGGTGTTCTGGGCGGGCGGGACGCTGCACCGCATCGACGTGGCGACGAAACAGGTGAAGCCCATCCCCTTCCACGTGAAGGGCACGCGCACGGTGTTCGCGGCGGTGAAGAGCGCGCGCTCCGTGGCGCCGGATCGCTTCGACGTGAAGATGCTGCGCTGGGTGCAGGTGTCACCGGATGGCAAGAGGCTGGTGTACCAGGCGCTGGGCAAGCTGTACGTGAAGGACCTGCCGTCGGGCACGCCGCGCCGGCTGACGCGGCAGAACGAGCACCTGGAGTTCTACCCGTCGTTCTCCCGGGACGGCCGCTCCATCGTCTACACGACGTGGGACGACGACGCGCTGGGCACGGTGCGCGTGGTGTCCACGACGGGCGGCGAGGGCCGCGTGGTGACGGCGCAGCCGGGCTTCTACGTGGAGCCCGCGATGAGCCCGGACGGCAAGTGGGTGGTGTACCGGACGACGGGCGACGGCTACCTGATGCCGGGCACGTGGAGCCGGGAGACGGGCCTGTTCGTGGTGCCGTCCACGGGCGGGAGCGCGGCGCGCAAGCTGACGCGGGACGGGGAGCAGCCGCACTTCGGCGCGAAGTCGGACCGCGTGTACTTCCTGCACGTGGAGTCCAAGGACGTGGAGGACGTGCGCACGCTCCAGAGCATCGGCCTGGACGGCGGCGAGCCGCGCACGCACCTGACGAGCGGGGGCGCGCTGGAGATGCGCGTGTCGCCGGACGACCGGTGGGTGGCCTTCCGCGAGAACTTCAACGCGTACGTGACGCCCTTCGTGCGCGGCGCGAAGGAGGCGCGGGTGGGGCCGGACTCGAAGGCGATGCCGGTGACGCAGCTCAGCCGTGACGCGGGGGAGTACCTGCACTGGTCCAGCCCTGGCGGCCGGCTGTCCCTGCACTGGGCGCTGGGGCCGAAGCTCTACACGCGGGCGCTGAAGGACGCGTTCACGTTCGTGGAGGGTGCGCCGAAGACGCTGCCGCCGCCGGAGGCGGACGGGGTGGACGTGGCGTTCTCCTCGAAGTCGGACGTGCCGGAGGGGACGCTGGCGCTGGTGGGCGGGCGGCTGGTCACGATGAAGGGCGAGCAGGTGGTGGAGCAGGGCGTGGTGGTGGTGAAGGGCAACCGCATCGTGGCGCTGGGCCCGGTGGGGAAGGTGGACGTGCCCGCGTCCGCGAAGATTGTCGACGTGAAGGGCAAGACGCTGATGCCGGGCCTGGTGGACGTGCACTGGCACGGGGCCATGGGCGTGGACGGGCTGATGCCCGAGCAGAGCTGGGTGCAGGCGGCGTCGCTGGCGTTCGGCGTGACGACGCTGCACGACCCGTCCAACAACTCGGAGACCATCTTCGCCGCGAGCGAGCTGGGCAAGGCGGGCATGCTCGCGTCGCCGCGCATCTTCTCCACGGGCACCATCCTGTACGGCGCGGCGAGCGCGGACGCGCACGTCGAAATCGACACGCTGGACGACGCGCGCCGGCACCTGCGGCGGATGAAGGCGCTGGGGGCCTTCAGCGTGAAGAGCTACAACCAGCCCCGGCGCGACCAGCGGCAGAAGATCCTCCAGGCCGCGCGCGAGCTGGACATGCTGGTGGTGCCCGAGGGCGGCTCGCTGCTCCAGCACAACCTGACCATGGTGGTGGACGGGCACTCGGGGCTGGAGCACTCGCTGCCGGTGGCGCGCATCTACGACGACGTGCGCCAGCTCTGGAAGGGCACGAAGGTGGGCTACACGCCGACGCTGGGCGTGGCCTACGGCGGGCTCATGGGGGAGAACTACTGGTACCAGAAGACGAACGTCTGGGAGGACACGCGGCTCTTGTCGTTCGTGCCCCGGCGCGTGGTGGACGGCCGCTCGCGCCGCCGCGTGATGATCCCGGACGAGGAGTTCAACCACCAGAACGTGGCCCGCGTGGCGAAGGAGCTGAACGACCTGGGCGTGAGCGTGCAGTTGGGCGCGCACGGACAGCGTGAGGGCCTGGCGGCGCACTGGGAGCTGGCGATGTTCGTGCAGGGCGGCATGTCCCCGATGCAGGCGTTGCGCGTGGGCACGCTGAACGGCGCGCGCCACCTGGGCATGGACAAGGACCTGGGCTCGCTGGAGGTGGGGAAGCTGGCGGACCTGGTGGTGCTGGACAGGAACCCGCTGGAGGACATCTCCAACAGCCGCACGGTGCGCTACACGATGGTGAACGGGCGCCTGTACGACGCGAACACGCTGAACGAAGTGGGCACGCGGCAGCGCACGCGCGCGAAGTTCTACTTCGAGAAGGACGGCAACGAGGGCTGGAGCCCCCGGGCCACCACGCACGCCAACGAACAGGTATGCGATTAG
- a CDS encoding PaaI family thioesterase has protein sequence MSTPSLPLADLVRQVRQSREYPRLTDAIPYTRFMGIGVENLAGEMLCRMRYAPHLIGNSILPALHGGTLGALLESSAIFELLLKTDTERVPKVISTTVDFLRSGKAQDTFAKAFITRQGRRVANVRVEAWQDDRTRPIASSHALFLLSEP, from the coding sequence ATGAGCACGCCTTCGCTTCCCCTCGCGGACCTGGTGCGCCAGGTGCGCCAGTCGCGCGAGTACCCGCGCCTCACCGACGCCATCCCCTACACGCGCTTCATGGGCATTGGCGTGGAGAACCTGGCCGGCGAGATGCTCTGCCGCATGCGCTACGCGCCGCACCTCATTGGCAACAGCATCCTGCCCGCGCTGCACGGCGGCACGCTGGGGGCGCTGCTGGAGTCGAGCGCCATCTTCGAGCTGCTGCTCAAGACAGACACCGAGCGCGTGCCCAAGGTCATCTCCACCACGGTGGACTTCCTGCGCTCGGGCAAGGCACAGGACACGTTCGCGAAGGCGTTCATCACGCGGCAGGGGCGGCGCGTGGCCAACGTGCGCGTGGAGGCCTGGCAGGACGACCGCACCCGTCCCATCGCCAGCTCGCACGCGCTGTTCCTGCTGTCGGAGCCATGA
- a CDS encoding PaaI family thioesterase: protein MSDFSLPSDTAERREKLSILFTEAVPHNHALGLRLEEVGATDATVVMPYADMLVGNPETGVVAGGAVTTLIDAASGTAVMAALNAFAAIVTLDLRIDYLRPARPGLPLTARAECYKVTRLVAFVRALVHQGDPAMPVASSQGTFMRVED, encoded by the coding sequence ATGTCGGACTTCAGTCTTCCCTCGGACACGGCGGAGCGGCGCGAGAAGCTCTCCATCCTGTTCACCGAGGCGGTGCCCCACAACCACGCGCTCGGGCTGCGGCTGGAAGAGGTGGGTGCCACGGACGCGACGGTGGTGATGCCGTACGCGGACATGCTCGTGGGCAACCCGGAGACGGGCGTGGTGGCGGGCGGCGCGGTGACGACGCTCATCGACGCGGCGAGCGGCACGGCGGTGATGGCGGCGCTCAACGCGTTCGCGGCCATCGTCACGCTGGACCTGCGAATCGACTACCTGCGCCCCGCGCGTCCGGGCCTGCCGCTGACCGCGCGCGCCGAGTGCTACAAGGTCACCCGCCTGGTCGCCTTCGTGCGCGCGCTGGTGCACCAGGGCGACCCGGCGATGCCGGTGGCGTCGTCGCAGGGAACCTTCATGCGGGTGGAGGACTGA